In bacterium (Candidatus Blackallbacteria) CG13_big_fil_rev_8_21_14_2_50_49_14, the following are encoded in one genomic region:
- a CDS encoding kynurenine 3-monooxygenase: MQELTLVGSGLSGTLLSLFMAQAGHKVRLFERRSDMRKVPQGAGRSINLALSARGIHALEEVGLKAAVMKDAIPMRGRMVHDRQGNLNFQAYGQTGEVIHSISRAALNETLISAAEETGKIQIHFDQRCTGYDFANHSVHFEDQIDQSHYAFHAEGPVLGADGAGSALRKSLVDRVGVNYAQNYLEYGYKELTIPPTEAGGFRMEAHALHIWPRSTFMLIALPNPDGSFTCTLFYPFEGPQSFEQLQTPAQVRSFFESEFSDAVPLLENLESEFFENPTGALATIHLSPWYSGSELLLLGDAAHAIVPFFGQGMNCAFEDCTVLKEVMQAEANDWGAIFKAYHQRRKPDADAIAALALENFIEMRDSVNDPVFVLHKKVSLLLEQRFGERFIPKYSQVSFHRVPYALARLHGKYQQELLHELCEGLNSPEALDWQKAEILLEAYHQKAPDLLPWLIRENAH, translated from the coding sequence ATGCAAGAACTTACCCTCGTGGGCTCTGGATTAAGCGGAACCCTGCTCAGTTTATTTATGGCCCAGGCCGGTCATAAGGTCAGGCTGTTTGAACGTCGCTCAGATATGCGCAAAGTGCCCCAGGGAGCAGGCCGGTCGATCAATTTGGCCCTGTCTGCACGCGGAATTCACGCCCTGGAAGAAGTGGGGCTAAAAGCAGCGGTGATGAAAGATGCGATTCCCATGCGCGGACGCATGGTTCATGATCGTCAGGGAAACTTGAATTTTCAAGCCTATGGCCAGACCGGCGAAGTGATCCACTCCATTTCACGCGCAGCCTTGAATGAAACCCTGATCAGTGCAGCTGAAGAAACAGGTAAAATTCAGATTCATTTCGATCAACGCTGTACAGGCTATGATTTTGCCAACCACAGTGTGCATTTTGAAGATCAAATCGATCAAAGCCATTATGCCTTTCACGCCGAAGGCCCAGTCTTGGGCGCCGATGGGGCGGGTTCGGCTTTGCGCAAATCCCTGGTGGATCGTGTCGGCGTCAACTATGCTCAAAACTATTTGGAGTATGGCTATAAAGAGCTCACCATCCCCCCCACCGAAGCAGGTGGGTTTCGCATGGAGGCCCATGCCTTGCATATCTGGCCGCGCAGCACGTTTATGCTGATTGCCCTGCCCAATCCCGATGGCAGTTTTACTTGCACCCTGTTTTACCCCTTTGAGGGCCCACAAAGTTTCGAGCAATTGCAAACTCCCGCTCAGGTCAGAAGCTTTTTTGAAAGCGAATTCAGCGATGCCGTTCCGCTTTTGGAAAATCTTGAAAGTGAATTTTTTGAGAACCCCACCGGGGCCTTGGCCACGATTCATCTTTCTCCCTGGTACAGTGGCAGTGAACTTCTGCTCTTGGGAGATGCCGCCCATGCGATCGTGCCCTTTTTTGGCCAGGGCATGAACTGCGCCTTTGAAGACTGTACGGTCCTCAAAGAAGTGATGCAGGCTGAGGCAAATGATTGGGGAGCCATTTTCAAAGCCTACCACCAAAGACGCAAACCCGATGCCGATGCCATTGCCGCCTTGGCACTCGAGAATTTTATCGAAATGCGCGATTCCGTCAATGATCCGGTTTTTGTGCTGCATAAAAAAGTCAGTTTGCTGCTGGAACAACGCTTTGGCGAACGCTTTATTCCCAAATATTCCCAGGTCAGTTTCCACCGCGTGCCCTATGCTTTGGCCCGACTGCATGGTAAATACCAACAGGAGCTTCTGCACGAACTCTGTGAAGGCTTGAATAGCCCCGAAGCCCTCGACTGGCAAAAAGCAGAAATCCTGCTTGAAGCCTATCACCAGAAAGCGCCGGATCTTCTGCCCTGGCTGATACGCGAAAATGCGCACTGA
- a CDS encoding hydroxymethylglutaryl-CoA reductase, degradative, with the protein MKTSRIPGFYLLSIEQRIEKLAEVYELVVDEVEALSSQGALTLEQADKMIENAVGIYSLPMGVGANFLINGKEYLVPMAIEEPSVVAAASFGAKIIREAGGFVATSTEPLMIGQIQVVNCPDFAAAEAAVLAAKEALISEGNSYIPNLVARGGGMRDIEVRQLGSENSRYGRMMVVHILVDTCDAMGANLINTTAEGLAASIENLTGGKVYLRILSNLADRRLAKARAVIPPHCFDTKNLKGEEVVEGIVQAQNFAVLDPYRAVTHNKGVMNGVDAVVMATGNDWRSVEAAAHAYAARDGQYRSMTEWYRDDVGNLVGELELPMALGIVGAAVSLHPMAKIALKFARVRSARELAEVCVCVGLAQNLSAIRALATDGIQKGHMALHARTVAMTAGATGEQIDTLAARLVSLRDVSVTRARQLIEEEPASAS; encoded by the coding sequence GTGAAAACATCCCGAATACCTGGCTTTTACCTGCTCTCAATTGAGCAGCGGATTGAAAAACTGGCAGAAGTCTATGAACTGGTCGTTGATGAAGTTGAGGCCCTGAGTTCTCAGGGGGCCTTAACGCTTGAACAGGCCGATAAAATGATCGAAAATGCTGTGGGTATTTACAGTTTGCCCATGGGCGTTGGCGCGAATTTTCTGATCAATGGCAAAGAATACTTGGTGCCGATGGCGATTGAAGAACCCTCTGTGGTTGCTGCTGCCAGTTTTGGCGCCAAGATCATTCGCGAAGCCGGTGGGTTTGTCGCCACCAGCACCGAACCCCTGATGATTGGTCAGATTCAGGTCGTAAACTGCCCTGATTTTGCTGCGGCAGAGGCCGCTGTTCTGGCCGCCAAAGAGGCCTTGATATCTGAAGGCAATAGCTATATCCCCAATCTGGTCGCCCGTGGTGGCGGCATGCGCGATATCGAAGTGCGGCAGCTGGGCAGCGAAAATTCACGCTATGGACGCATGATGGTCGTACATATTCTCGTGGATACCTGTGATGCCATGGGGGCGAATCTGATCAATACCACCGCCGAAGGGCTGGCCGCAAGCATCGAAAACCTGACCGGTGGCAAAGTCTATCTGCGTATTCTCTCCAATCTGGCTGACCGCCGTTTGGCCAAGGCCCGCGCTGTGATTCCTCCTCACTGTTTTGATACCAAAAATCTCAAGGGCGAAGAAGTGGTGGAAGGCATTGTGCAGGCCCAAAACTTTGCGGTTTTGGACCCCTACCGGGCCGTGACGCACAATAAAGGCGTTATGAATGGTGTCGATGCGGTGGTGATGGCGACTGGCAATGACTGGCGTTCTGTCGAAGCTGCTGCCCATGCCTATGCTGCCCGTGACGGACAATACCGCTCGATGACCGAATGGTACCGGGATGATGTCGGCAATCTTGTCGGCGAACTCGAATTGCCGATGGCCTTGGGCATTGTGGGTGCGGCGGTTTCCCTGCATCCGATGGCGAAAATCGCGCTTAAATTCGCACGGGTACGCAGTGCCCGTGAATTGGCTGAGGTCTGTGTCTGCGTGGGATTGGCTCAAAATCTTTCAGCCATTCGTGCGTTGGCGACCGATGGCATTCAAAAAGGCCATATGGCCCTGCATGCCCGTACCGTGGCCATGACCGCAGGGGCGACAGGGGAGCAGATAGATACGCTGGCAGCCCGTTTGGTCAGTCTGCGAGATGTCTCGGTGACACGTGCCCGTCAGTTGATCGAAGAAGAGCCTGCTTCCGCTTCATGA